From one Microthrixaceae bacterium genomic stretch:
- a CDS encoding DUF4388 domain-containing protein: MTLNGTLEDFSPAGILKVLSADGRTGAVRFGGPHGCTVYLHRGQLYFARNEATDGALATALVRPGRLSADGWGQAIDEAGDRPVVGELLVRNDEITSDLLASVVLSVIYDPLIDLFRDGTGEFDFEPDTVHWLGPFRAFPVDAIVGEVRKRVREVDEWSGSIPGLDSWVEASRTLPGNAAQVTILREDWELVTALAGPRTIYELANELGRGAYSTARVVNRLFQAGLVQVVSTDAEAQVVPLRRAETKPEVQTDDYRSGGESEDPFASDDRFDANQGFQTEDRFDTTDPFTNDGRFDGRLATEPQDRFDTGTEAETETPPPPPPEAVDDEPSAPDIEPDPLLAMGLPHRTARRSTTPKADEPDPLTARIGDAIAGALASEGKTEQEQPRVGIPEVDPFSDMFASAADLLGTSSPAPTDAPDTGERSEPDAAAYADVFGDHGSDLHHEGIETDEDGEEERSGDPNAAWLEDLYAQFIDEPEAAAAANGAGKKRRRGEPNPVDVAFRTEEQDADAKVSTLKRLMGALRKL, from the coding sequence ATGACTCTCAACGGCACGCTCGAAGACTTCTCGCCGGCGGGCATCCTCAAGGTCCTGTCCGCAGACGGGCGAACGGGCGCTGTCCGCTTCGGTGGCCCCCACGGCTGCACCGTCTACCTCCACCGGGGTCAGCTCTACTTCGCCCGCAACGAGGCCACCGATGGCGCCCTGGCCACGGCGCTGGTGCGCCCTGGTCGGCTCAGCGCCGATGGCTGGGGCCAGGCCATCGACGAGGCCGGGGATCGACCAGTTGTCGGCGAGCTCCTCGTACGCAACGACGAGATCACCTCTGACCTGCTGGCGTCGGTTGTCCTGTCGGTCATCTACGACCCGCTGATCGATCTGTTCCGCGATGGCACCGGAGAGTTCGACTTCGAGCCCGACACCGTTCACTGGCTGGGACCGTTCCGAGCGTTCCCGGTAGATGCCATCGTCGGCGAGGTCCGCAAGCGTGTCCGCGAGGTAGACGAGTGGAGCGGGTCGATCCCGGGTCTCGACTCGTGGGTGGAAGCAAGTCGGACGCTCCCCGGCAACGCCGCCCAGGTGACCATCCTTCGTGAGGACTGGGAGCTGGTCACGGCACTGGCCGGCCCTCGCACCATCTACGAACTGGCCAACGAACTGGGCCGCGGCGCGTACTCCACCGCCCGGGTGGTCAACCGACTCTTCCAGGCCGGGCTGGTACAGGTGGTGTCCACCGATGCCGAAGCCCAGGTCGTACCCCTGCGCCGGGCTGAGACCAAACCCGAGGTTCAGACCGACGACTACCGGTCTGGTGGAGAGTCCGAAGATCCCTTCGCCAGCGACGACCGTTTCGACGCTAACCAGGGTTTCCAGACCGAGGACCGCTTCGACACCACCGACCCGTTCACCAACGACGGTCGCTTCGACGGTCGCCTGGCGACCGAACCCCAGGACCGCTTCGACACCGGCACCGAAGCCGAGACCGAGACACCGCCACCGCCACCGCCCGAAGCTGTCGACGACGAGCCCTCGGCCCCAGACATCGAACCAGATCCGTTGCTGGCCATGGGTCTCCCCCACCGGACTGCGCGGCGGAGCACCACACCCAAAGCCGATGAGCCCGATCCGCTGACCGCTCGCATCGGCGATGCCATCGCCGGTGCGCTCGCCTCAGAGGGGAAGACCGAACAGGAACAGCCCCGGGTGGGCATCCCCGAGGTCGACCCCTTCAGTGACATGTTCGCCAGCGCCGCTGACCTGCTCGGCACCTCGTCGCCGGCACCGACCGATGCTCCCGACACCGGCGAACGGTCCGAGCCGGATGCCGCCGCCTACGCCGACGTGTTCGGCGACCACGGCTCAGACCTTCACCACGAAGGCATCGAGACCGACGAGGACGGAGAGGAGGAGCGCTCGGGCGACCCCAACGCGGCGTGGCTCGAAGACCTCTACGCCCAGTTCATCGACGAGCCCGAGGCCGCCGCCGCTGCCAACGGTGCCGGCAAGAAGCGCCGTCGCGGCGAGCCCAACCCGGTCGATGTGGCGTTCCGCACCGAGGAACAAGACGCCGACGCCAAGGTCTCGACCCTCAAGCGCCTCATGGGTGCCCTGCGCAAGCTCTAG
- a CDS encoding PASTA domain-containing protein, translating into MANPRMTAEIGRVLGGRYRLVAPIGMGASAQVFLADDVRLRRRVAVKMLHDALADDAEFLRRFAAEARAAAALNHPNVMAVYDWGDDEVAFIVTEYLAGGSLRALLDAGHLLTPSQALTVGLDATRALDYAHRRGFVHRDIKPANLLFGEEQRLRIADFGLARALAEAAWTEPAGAVLGTARYASPEQAKGETLTGKADVYSLALVLIEAVTGIVPFVADTTLGTLMARVDRQLVVPDELGPLVDVLTRAGNPDPAARIDARTLAAGLLRAAKALPRPTPLALAGALPPAGVVAADLDPTMHGVGPADGLLVQGAAVGASAVAQSGSDRSGLTAEDLDLDPPDWVSRVEPVELQPVELDAVDVDAVDPGDGPGGAAVPSVRGDGDGDGIGDGDGIGDGDEHGDTVVVDSDGSGPRGEDLGIDPEPHPERVVVDLRGDAEGLGDHDLTDPDGTNGSDPALESEQASRHGELAVVGAGSGAEPTWADTGDGHVSEDPVDRVVDSSATAFVPPVRIDDYAFDQPDAVDPEAGVTSGGGFQAEAGSRRRRRWPWAVVAVVVLAGGGGVAAATLVDRDPVPPEPALVLPLPDLTNLSLDEARALISAGGWKLGPLTERRQDDTFKGQVLASSPTAGARVGLGDTVDLTVSAGQKIYPIPLDALNDVTVEDATAALAEVGFAIDSSGQAYHEDVEQGRVIGAVPGTSERAERGSTIGVEVSRGPRPRTVPAGLVGGTESSAREALEAVQLQMAKVGTYSDDVPEGQVISVLPRSGETVPRGSQVSVEVSLGPELRRVPDVSRASSLTEAAAMLTNAGFEAAVSGSATGRPRRTNPPAGTMARPGTTVTIIMG; encoded by the coding sequence GTGGCCAATCCACGCATGACCGCCGAGATCGGCCGGGTGCTGGGCGGGCGGTACCGGCTGGTCGCGCCGATCGGCATGGGCGCCTCTGCCCAGGTTTTCCTGGCTGACGACGTACGCCTCCGTCGTCGCGTCGCCGTGAAGATGCTTCACGACGCCTTGGCCGATGACGCCGAGTTCCTGCGGCGGTTCGCGGCCGAAGCCCGAGCCGCGGCGGCCTTGAACCACCCCAACGTGATGGCGGTGTACGACTGGGGAGACGACGAGGTCGCCTTCATCGTCACCGAATACCTGGCCGGGGGAAGCCTGCGGGCCTTGCTCGACGCCGGTCACCTGCTGACTCCGTCGCAGGCTCTCACCGTAGGCCTCGATGCCACCAGGGCCCTCGACTACGCCCATCGGCGTGGTTTCGTCCACCGGGACATCAAGCCGGCCAACCTCCTCTTCGGTGAAGAACAGCGTCTGCGCATCGCCGACTTCGGGCTGGCTCGGGCGTTGGCCGAGGCGGCGTGGACCGAGCCGGCGGGGGCGGTGCTGGGTACCGCCCGTTATGCCTCGCCCGAGCAGGCCAAGGGTGAGACCTTGACCGGCAAGGCCGACGTCTACTCGTTGGCCTTGGTGCTCATCGAGGCGGTGACCGGCATTGTGCCCTTCGTGGCCGACACCACTCTGGGAACGCTCATGGCTCGCGTCGACCGCCAGTTGGTGGTGCCCGACGAGCTGGGCCCGTTGGTCGATGTGTTGACCCGAGCCGGTAACCCCGATCCTGCGGCGCGGATCGACGCCCGTACCCTGGCCGCGGGCTTGTTACGGGCGGCCAAAGCGCTGCCTCGACCCACCCCCTTGGCCCTGGCTGGAGCTTTGCCGCCTGCGGGTGTGGTCGCCGCTGATCTGGATCCCACGATGCACGGTGTCGGACCGGCCGATGGTCTCTTGGTTCAGGGCGCAGCGGTGGGCGCGTCGGCGGTGGCCCAGTCGGGGTCGGATCGGTCTGGTCTCACCGCTGAGGACCTGGACCTCGACCCGCCCGACTGGGTGAGCCGGGTGGAACCGGTCGAGCTCCAACCGGTCGAGCTCGACGCCGTCGACGTCGACGCGGTCGACCCAGGGGATGGTCCCGGCGGTGCCGCTGTGCCATCTGTCCGTGGCGATGGCGACGGCGACGGCATTGGCGACGGTGACGGCATTGGCGACGGTGATGAACACGGCGACACGGTCGTGGTCGATTCCGACGGGTCGGGGCCCCGAGGTGAGGACCTGGGCATCGACCCCGAGCCTCACCCCGAGCGGGTGGTGGTAGATCTCCGCGGCGATGCCGAAGGACTGGGAGATCACGACCTCACCGATCCCGACGGTACGAACGGTTCCGACCCGGCTCTGGAGTCCGAGCAGGCTTCGCGCCACGGTGAGCTGGCTGTGGTCGGTGCCGGCAGCGGTGCCGAACCAACCTGGGCCGACACCGGTGACGGGCACGTCTCCGAGGACCCCGTCGACCGGGTCGTGGATTCCAGCGCCACCGCATTCGTACCGCCGGTGCGCATTGACGACTACGCCTTCGACCAGCCCGATGCCGTCGACCCCGAGGCGGGCGTTACGTCGGGTGGCGGCTTCCAGGCCGAGGCCGGGTCACGTCGACGCCGCCGTTGGCCATGGGCAGTGGTCGCTGTGGTGGTCTTGGCCGGTGGCGGGGGCGTGGCTGCGGCCACGCTGGTGGACCGGGACCCGGTCCCGCCCGAGCCGGCGTTGGTGCTGCCCCTGCCCGATCTGACCAACCTCAGCCTCGACGAGGCGCGGGCGTTGATATCGGCTGGTGGGTGGAAGCTGGGCCCACTGACCGAGCGCCGCCAGGACGACACGTTCAAGGGCCAGGTGCTGGCATCCTCGCCCACGGCCGGGGCCCGAGTCGGGTTGGGTGACACCGTCGACTTGACGGTGTCGGCGGGCCAGAAGATCTACCCGATCCCGTTGGACGCCTTGAACGACGTCACGGTCGAAGATGCCACCGCCGCGCTGGCCGAGGTCGGTTTCGCCATCGACTCCTCGGGTCAGGCATATCACGAAGATGTGGAGCAAGGGCGGGTTATCGGGGCGGTTCCAGGCACCAGTGAGCGGGCCGAGCGGGGTAGCACCATCGGTGTCGAGGTGTCTCGGGGGCCGCGGCCCCGGACCGTGCCGGCCGGGTTGGTCGGCGGTACCGAGTCGTCTGCCCGAGAGGCCCTGGAGGCGGTTCAGCTCCAGATGGCCAAGGTCGGCACCTATAGCGACGATGTTCCCGAGGGTCAGGTCATCTCGGTGTTGCCCCGTTCGGGCGAGACCGTGCCCCGAGGTAGCCAGGTGAGCGTCGAGGTGTCCCTCGGCCCCGAGCTTCGGAGGGTGCCCGATGTGAGCCGGGCATCGAGCCTCACCGAAGCGGCCGCAATGCTCACCAACGCCGGGTTCGAGGCGGCGGTCAGCGGGTCGGCCACCGGTCGACCTCGGCGCACCAACCCGCCGGCGGGCACCATGGCCCGTCCTGGGACCACCGTGACCATCATCATGGGCTGA
- the ligA gene encoding NAD-dependent DNA ligase LigA, with the protein MTPSTASGTDPASDPGPSRRVAAESDGTPISGPSDDVATRAAKLRAEVTEHNHRYHELDAPTISDADYDDLVRELRALEEQFPELVLDGTPSAAVGGAPSATFSPVRHSTAMMSLDNAFSVEELEAWGERLDRRDPGSGSITGGYCCELKIDGVAISLRYERGRLVQAATRGDGHVGEDVTANVRTIAAVPQQLPDGVPEVLEVRGEIYMSADAFARLQATQQEENRVRVEAGRKPHPVAVNPRNAAAGSLRQKNPAVTASRELSMWCYQLGQVEGGPEFTSHAGSIAQLGRWGFAVNPEVTVVATMAEVAAFCRHWQEHRHDLPYEIDGAVVKVDDLAQREDLGTTSRAPRWAIAYKFPPEERTTRLLAIEVSVGRTGRVTPYAVLEPVFVGGATVTHATLHNEDQVKVKDVRVGDTVVVRRAGDVIPEVVGPVIDAAHHDRPVWQFPRTCPSSRPVELVRLDGESDTRCPDPLCPFQRSGSIEHFAGRGSMDIEGLGEQRVRLLLDLELVGDIADLYRLDWERLARLRAAVSAWATRAVTHAQQRTGDAKARLEAVEAVDLAATQPSGDDHRDLAVDVIEALVGDVGLFKSTADGVRGLGDEAVANLRGAIAASLDRPLANLLVGLNIRHLGPSGALALAVAFGDLIRIAEAPLEAMAAVEGVGPVIAASVRSWFDEPANRDLVDRLVAAGVNTVGPQASSLPQVLLGKIVVVSGTLDGYTREQAEAAVTDRGGKSPGSVSKKTTALVLGASPGASKVTKAEGLGIPILDQAGFEHLLETGELP; encoded by the coding sequence GTGACGCCCTCGACAGCATCGGGTACCGATCCGGCCTCGGACCCGGGGCCCAGCCGCCGGGTCGCGGCCGAATCCGATGGGACTCCCATCAGCGGTCCCAGCGACGACGTCGCCACCCGGGCAGCCAAGCTGCGGGCTGAGGTAACCGAGCACAACCACCGCTACCACGAGCTCGACGCCCCTACCATCAGCGACGCCGACTACGACGACCTGGTCCGTGAGCTACGGGCCTTGGAGGAGCAGTTCCCTGAACTGGTCTTGGACGGTACGCCCAGCGCCGCGGTGGGAGGGGCCCCGTCGGCCACCTTCTCGCCGGTCCGCCATTCCACCGCGATGATGTCGCTGGACAACGCCTTCTCGGTCGAGGAGTTGGAGGCCTGGGGGGAGCGTCTCGACCGTCGTGATCCCGGTTCGGGATCCATCACCGGTGGCTATTGCTGTGAGCTGAAGATCGATGGGGTCGCCATCTCGCTGCGATATGAGAGGGGCCGCTTGGTACAGGCCGCAACTCGGGGCGACGGTCACGTGGGAGAGGACGTGACCGCCAACGTCAGAACCATTGCCGCCGTCCCTCAACAACTACCCGATGGGGTCCCCGAGGTGCTGGAGGTGCGCGGCGAGATCTACATGTCCGCCGATGCCTTCGCCCGACTCCAAGCCACCCAGCAAGAGGAGAACAGGGTGCGAGTGGAGGCAGGTCGCAAGCCGCACCCGGTGGCGGTGAACCCCCGGAACGCTGCGGCTGGGTCATTGCGCCAGAAGAACCCGGCCGTTACCGCCAGTCGTGAACTGTCCATGTGGTGCTATCAGCTCGGGCAGGTGGAAGGCGGCCCGGAGTTCACCAGCCATGCCGGTTCCATCGCTCAGCTCGGCCGGTGGGGTTTCGCAGTGAACCCAGAGGTCACGGTGGTAGCGACCATGGCCGAGGTGGCCGCCTTCTGTCGCCACTGGCAGGAACACCGCCACGACCTGCCCTATGAGATCGATGGAGCGGTGGTGAAGGTCGACGACCTCGCTCAGCGGGAAGACCTGGGGACGACGTCCCGGGCGCCGCGGTGGGCGATCGCCTACAAGTTCCCACCCGAGGAGCGCACCACCAGGCTCCTAGCCATCGAGGTGTCGGTCGGCCGGACCGGCCGGGTCACGCCCTATGCCGTGCTGGAGCCGGTTTTCGTGGGGGGTGCCACCGTGACCCACGCCACTCTCCACAACGAGGACCAGGTAAAGGTCAAAGACGTCCGTGTAGGCGACACCGTCGTGGTGCGTCGGGCTGGCGACGTGATCCCCGAGGTGGTCGGCCCGGTGATCGACGCAGCCCACCACGATCGACCCGTATGGCAGTTTCCTCGCACCTGTCCGTCATCTCGGCCCGTCGAACTGGTGAGGCTCGACGGCGAGAGCGACACGCGCTGCCCCGACCCGTTGTGCCCGTTCCAGCGGTCGGGGTCCATCGAACACTTCGCCGGTCGGGGATCGATGGACATCGAGGGGTTGGGGGAACAAAGGGTCCGGCTCCTGTTGGATCTGGAGTTGGTGGGCGACATCGCCGACCTCTACCGCTTGGATTGGGAGCGCCTGGCCCGACTTCGAGCCGCGGTTTCTGCGTGGGCGACGCGGGCGGTGACCCATGCCCAGCAGCGTACGGGCGACGCCAAGGCTCGTCTGGAGGCGGTTGAGGCGGTCGACCTGGCCGCAACTCAGCCTTCAGGTGACGATCATCGGGATCTGGCTGTGGATGTGATCGAGGCACTGGTGGGAGACGTCGGCTTGTTCAAGTCGACAGCCGACGGTGTCCGTGGCCTCGGGGACGAGGCGGTGGCCAACCTCCGAGGTGCGATTGCGGCGTCCCTGGACCGGCCGTTGGCCAACCTGTTGGTGGGCCTGAACATCCGCCATCTGGGACCGTCGGGGGCGCTTGCCCTTGCCGTGGCCTTTGGTGATCTGATCCGCATCGCCGAAGCACCGCTCGAGGCGATGGCCGCGGTCGAAGGGGTGGGACCGGTAATCGCTGCGTCGGTTCGCTCCTGGTTCGACGAGCCCGCCAATCGTGACCTGGTCGACCGGCTGGTCGCGGCGGGCGTCAACACCGTCGGTCCCCAAGCCTCGAGCCTTCCTCAGGTGTTGTTGGGCAAGATCGTGGTGGTGAGTGGAACCCTCGACGGCTACACCCGTGAGCAGGCCGAGGCCGCCGTCACCGACCGGGGCGGCAAGTCGCCGGGATCGGTGTCCAAGAAGACCACCGCACTGGTCCTGGGAGCATCACCAGGGGCATCCAAGGTCACCAAGGCCGAAGGCTTGGGAATACCGATCCTCGACCAGGCCGGTTTCGAACATCTGCTGGAGACCGGCGAGCTTCCCTGA